One window of Serinus canaria isolate serCan28SL12 chromosome 3, serCan2020, whole genome shotgun sequence genomic DNA carries:
- the LOC103823190 gene encoding zinc finger protein 845-like yields MSTQPGAAQAGAEGIPQPAADSEPEVFETVLPITILVLSDEDFLQDDDKDQEASIPEMEQEFKLNNSLCLKNEVEPSNDSSSWDANKSVSNEGNCIKYSDEERTAESVCSASKLSLSDGCDADTDKYGPDCMLPTSSCKTELPEIVEYSDGEDCADNDGFQKIPPLLSSADSDRADTLETLVVVPKHEEEPVSIASVLFDGSPETQPEIHKEFKIIVKMEDPDSSENGDDEIDYRKISKFEDETLSSLLDHGLKEEDKFTYNCSDPFLNECSTFKEHLEDVGKPDMNASTSAESSTSGEHIYKMLTPFPKKRYQQQKVVSSYASPKEFQRQQESLPWLNDGVTITPLPKTSCFTKENERLSFKCRFCSSVFKCSAHLKKHIYSAHKDKKIHKCCFCKKTFFFSFNLKNHLKLHKKIARLQKARKNRISARKGRQKGSEGQSETKKKESKYKKFFIKIERDFTPLDVPVSFSCRVCFFVSSSPRTFIHHLKGHKERPPYQCPQCDYSCSSLSYLLNHMYWHAGYKLYQCRFCTFFSLYFASMVRHSHVHTGDKPYCCELCHVAFTSTSGLERHRRTHAETETCQAQQPNCLSGRKRTENPPKTYTCDECNLVFYTKGHLSFHKKFHDQLKANGYTSQSNKYCTSTISKADGDSQGHVSHSLFGRENDCLDGGILASEVEFKQEGDVWDNKKICPGKKFLENSQGSNSLAVTGYRSEVPQTSYQMDTITYKEEPFFKSETSHSQVQDNASFHNFVENFEGTCPSNLNTFQTYRCQHCSYATAVPNNFRLHLKIHTDERPFVCKECNETFKTSNHLQKHSLLHVKNGEEFGSCLFVERCLENLELHREIQRGAYPERDFDSCKVSNSSLLGSEVWGVQQGVQRGAANNVLAQSQPLLYQCSECSYATGSLSNLELHIRTHTGEKPYSCPICQKKFRTSSHLKRHRLTHLNVGHFKCMSCDYSTNKWLSLKQHLASHTGEGTSSPGCLYEHKELPVKTYRCEECGYCTAHNGNLKLHLRIHTGEKPFQCGQCSLAFRTSSHLKRHWLTHLKLHCRRCKYSTVDKQAFQKHIKTHKKKYRCAKCNVVLPTTKLLEKHKQQHDVGM; encoded by the exons ATGTCGACGCAGCCGGGAGCGGCGCAGGCGGGCGCGGAGGGAATCCCGCAGCCGGCCGCGGACAGCG AGCCCGAGGTGTTCGAGACTGTGCTGCCTATTACTATCTTGGTGCTGAGCGATGAGGATTTTCTCCAGGATGATGATAAGGACCAGGAAGCGTCCATTCCCGAGATGGAGCAGGAGTTTAAGTTAAACAACAGCCTTTGTCTAAAAAATGAAGTGGAGCCTTCAAATGACAGCAGCAGTTGGGATGCAAACAAGTCTGTTTCAAATGAAGGAAATTGTATTAAGTACTCTGACGAGGAAAGGACTGCTGAGAGTGTGTGTAGCGCATCAAAATTATCTTTAAGTGATGGGTGTGATGCAGACACGGATAAATATGGTCCAGATTGTATGTTACCTACATCGTCTTGCAAAACAGAGCTTCCAGAGATAGTGGAATACAGTGATGGAGAAGATTGTGCTGATAATGATGGCTTTCAGAaaattcctcctctcctctcctctgctgacAGTGACAGAGCTGACACTTTGGAGACATTGGTAGTGGTACCCAAACACGAAGAAGAACCTGTCAGTATTGCAAGTGTACTTTTTGATGGCAGTCCAGAGACACAACCAGAAATCCAcaaggaatttaaaataattgttaaaaTGGAAG ATCCTGATTCCTCAGAGAATGGAGATGATGAAATTGATTACAGGAAAATAAGCAAATTTGAAGATGAAACTCTGAGTTCTCTTTTGGACCATGGCTTGAAAGAAGAAGATAAATTTACCTATAATTGTTCTGATCCATTTCTTAATGAATGTTCTACCTTTAAGGAACATCTGGAAGATGTAGGGAAACCTGACATGAATGCTTCTACTTCTGCTGAATCAAGTACTTCTGGAGAGCATATTTACAAGATGTTAACACCATTCCCTAAGAAAAGATACCAGCAACAAAAAGTTGTTTCTTCTTATGCAAGTCCAAAAGAGTTCCAGAGACAGCAAGAAAGTTTACCATGGCTGAATGATGGTGTGACCATCACTCCTCTTCCTAAAACATCTTGCTTTACAAAGGAGAATGAAAGATTGAGTTTCAAGTGCAGGTTTTGTAGTTCTGTGTTTAAATGCAGTGCACACCTGAAGAAACATATTTATTCAGCTcataaagataagaaaatacataaatgctgcttttgtaaaaaaacctttttcttttctttcaatcttaagaATCACCTTAAATTACATAAGAAGATTGCTAGGttgcaaaaggcaagaaaaaatagaataagTGCGAGAAAAGGGAGGCAGAAGGGATCTGAAGGACAATCTGAGaccaagaaaaaagaaagtaaatacaagaaatttttcattaaaattgaaAGAGACTTTACACCTCTGGATGTGCCAgtcagcttttcctgcagagtttgtttctttgtttcatcCAGTCCTAGGACTTTTATTCATCACCTGAAGGGACACAAAGAGAGACCACCTTACCAGTGCCCTCAGTGTGATtactcctgcagcagcttgtCCTACCTGTTAAATCACATGTACTGGCATGCTGGCTACAAGCTCTACCAGTGCAGGTTCTGCAcctttttttcattgtattttgcAAGCATGGTGAGGCACAGTCACGTCCACACAGGAGATAAACCATAttgctgtgagctctgccacGTAGCATTCACCAGCACCTCAGGGTTGGAGAGACACAGGAGGACACATGCAGAGACAGAAACGTGCCAAGCACAGCAACCCAACTGCCTGAGTGGGagaaagagaactgaaaatcCTCCAAAGACTTACACATGTGATGAGTGTAACCTGGTCTTCTACACTAAAGGACATCTCAGCTTTCACAAGAAATTTCATGATCAGTTAAAGGCCAATGGTTACACGAGTCAGAGCAATAAATACTGTACAAGCACAATAAGCAAAGCTGATGGTGATTCTCAGGGCCATGTTTCTCACTCTCTTTTTGGTAGAGAAAATGATTGTCTGGATGGGGGAATCCTGGCTTCAGAAGTTGAGTTTAAGCAAGAAGGTGATGTGTGGGACAATAAGAAAATATGCCCTGGAAAGAAATTCCTTGAAAACAGCCAAGGAAGCAACAGCTTGGCTGTTACTGGATACAGATCAGAAGTTCCTCAGACCTCTTACCAAATGGACACCATCACTTACAAAGAGGAGCCTTTTTTCAAATCAGAGACCTCTCATTCACAAGTGCAAGATAATGCTTCATTTCATAACTTTGTGGAAAACTTTGAGGGTACATGTCCTTCTAATTTAAATACATTCCAAACCTACAGATGCCAGCACTGCAGTTATGCTACTGCTGTTCCTAACAACTTCAGGCTGCACCTAAAGATACATACAGATGAAAGACCATTTGTGTGTAAAGAGTGCAATGAGACATTTAAAACATCAAACCATTTGCAGAAACACAGCCTTCTTCATGTGAAAAATGGAGAGGAATTTGGAAGTTGCCTCTTTGTAGAGAGGTGTTTAGAGAATCTTGAATTGCATCGTGAAATCCAGAGAGGTGCATATCCAGAAAGGGATTTTGATTCCTGCAAAGTCTCAAACAGCTCCTTACTTGGTTCAGAAGTTTGGGGAGTTCAGCAAGGTGTTCAGAGGGGTGCAGCAAATAATGTGCTAGCACAAAGTCAGCCATTATTATATCAGTGTTCAGAGTGCAGCTATGCTACTGGCAGTTTAAGCAACCTGGAGCTCCACATCAGAACTCACACAGGTGAGAAGCCCTACAGCTGCCCCATTTGTCAGAAGAAGTTCCGTACTTCCAGTCACCTGAAAAGGCACAGGCTCACACATTTGAACGTGGGGCATTTCAAGTGCATGAGCTGTGACTACTCAACCAACAAATGGCTGTCCTTGAAGCAGCACCTGGCTTCGCACACCGGGGAGGGAacctcctctcctggctgcctctACGAGCACAAGGAGCTGCCTGTCAAGACATACAGGTGTGAGGAGTGTGGCTATTGCACAGCCCACAACGGGAAC